In Zingiber officinale cultivar Zhangliang chromosome 6A, Zo_v1.1, whole genome shotgun sequence, a single genomic region encodes these proteins:
- the LOC121993676 gene encoding CDPK-related protein kinase-like isoform X1: MTPPISIEDVRREVKILKALSNHNNLVKFYDACEDALNVYVVMELCEGGELLERILSRGGRYSEEDAKAIVIQILSVIAFCHLQGVVHRDLKPKNFLFTTRDENAQMKLIDFVLSDFVKPGEHCLVAWSS; encoded by the exons ATGACACCACCAATATCAATTGAAGACGTTCGTAGAGAGGTCAAAATCCTCAAAGCTTTGTCCAACCATAATAATCTTGTCAAATTTTATGATGCATGTGAGGATGCACTTAACGTCTACGTAGTCATGGA ATTATGTGAAGGTGGAGAATTATTAGAAAGAATTTTATCCag AGGTGGAAGGTACTCAGAGGAGGATGCAAAAGCTATAGTTATTCAAATACTGAGTGTAATCGCCTTTTGTCATCTTCAAGGTGTTGTGCATCGTGATTTAAAGCCAAAG AATTTTCTTTTCACAACCAGAGATGAAAATGCTCAGATGAAGTTGATTGATTTTGTCCTTTCCGATTTTGTTAAACCAGGTGAGCATTGTTTAGTGGCATGGTCTAGTTGA
- the LOC121993676 gene encoding CDPK-related protein kinase-like isoform X2 codes for MTPPISIEDVRREVKILKALSNHNNLVKFYDACEDALNVYVVMELCEGGELLERILSRGGRYSEEDAKAIVIQILSVIAFCHLQGVVHRDLKPKNFLFTTRDENAQMKLIDFVLSDFVKPDKGKAKV; via the exons ATGACACCACCAATATCAATTGAAGACGTTCGTAGAGAGGTCAAAATCCTCAAAGCTTTGTCCAACCATAATAATCTTGTCAAATTTTATGATGCATGTGAGGATGCACTTAACGTCTACGTAGTCATGGA ATTATGTGAAGGTGGAGAATTATTAGAAAGAATTTTATCCag AGGTGGAAGGTACTCAGAGGAGGATGCAAAAGCTATAGTTATTCAAATACTGAGTGTAATCGCCTTTTGTCATCTTCAAGGTGTTGTGCATCGTGATTTAAAGCCAAAG AATTTTCTTTTCACAACCAGAGATGAAAATGCTCAGATGAAGTTGATTGATTTTGTCCTTTCCGATTTTGTTAAACCAG ataaaggaaaagctaaagtataa